One genomic region from Terasakiella sp. SH-1 encodes:
- a CDS encoding HAD family hydrolase, whose product MAPTEKPKALLFDWDNTLVNTWPAIHDANNHTLKAMGHEPWTYEETLSRVRKSMRDSFPGLFGDRWEEAAEIFYARFEESHIAQLHPHEGAENMLKALHSKGYYLAVVSNKTGKYLREEVEHLGWAKYFNKILGAGDAKSDKPNPAPVDMALEGSGIPRGSDVWFVGDTDVDLECAHNAGCVAVLVRETPPTNGEFDEFPPSWYFNKCMELAEAL is encoded by the coding sequence ATGGCCCCAACAGAAAAACCCAAAGCCCTTTTATTTGATTGGGACAACACACTGGTCAATACATGGCCTGCCATCCATGATGCAAATAACCACACGCTGAAAGCCATGGGACATGAGCCATGGACCTATGAAGAAACGCTTAGTCGTGTACGTAAATCCATGCGCGATAGCTTTCCGGGCTTGTTTGGCGATCGCTGGGAAGAAGCAGCTGAAATTTTCTACGCCCGATTCGAAGAATCCCACATTGCACAACTTCACCCCCATGAAGGGGCTGAAAACATGCTCAAAGCCTTACACAGCAAGGGATACTACCTTGCTGTGGTGTCAAACAAGACCGGGAAGTACCTTCGCGAAGAAGTTGAACATCTGGGATGGGCTAAATATTTCAATAAGATACTGGGGGCAGGGGATGCCAAGAGCGATAAGCCCAACCCGGCACCCGTTGATATGGCCCTTGAAGGTAGCGGAATCCCTAGGGGTTCGGATGTTTGGTTCGTCGGCGATACGGACGTGGATTTAGAGTGTGCACATAACGCAGGATGCGTCGCTGTACTGGTCAGAGAGACACCACCTACAAATGGAGAGTTTGACGAGTTCCCTCCTTCTTGGTATTTCAATAAGTGCATGGAGTTAGCTGAGGCACTTTAA